A window from Acidimicrobiia bacterium encodes these proteins:
- a CDS encoding phosphoglyceromutase codes for MHAMATLVLLRHGQSTWNAENRFTGWEDVPLSEKGREEAREAGRLLAAEGPLPDVVHTSLQKRAISTANLALEEMDRLWLPVHRSWRLNERHYGALQGLDKKETAEELGPERMQEFRRGYATPPPPVEPDDPRHPRNDPRYADVPQELLPASECLRDVLERMLPYWEGPISGDLRAGRTPLVAAHGNSLRALVKHLDGIGDDEITGLNIPTGIPLIYELDDSLTPVSSRYLGDPEAAAAAAAAVADQSR; via the coding sequence CTGCACGCCATGGCCACACTCGTCCTGCTGCGCCACGGCCAGAGCACGTGGAACGCCGAGAACCGCTTCACCGGGTGGGAGGACGTCCCCCTGTCGGAGAAGGGCAGGGAGGAGGCCCGCGAGGCCGGCCGGCTCCTCGCCGCCGAGGGCCCGTTGCCCGATGTCGTCCACACGTCGTTGCAGAAGCGTGCGATCAGCACCGCCAACCTGGCGTTGGAGGAGATGGACCGGCTCTGGCTACCGGTGCACCGGTCGTGGCGGCTCAACGAGCGTCACTACGGAGCGCTCCAGGGTCTCGACAAGAAGGAGACCGCCGAGGAGCTCGGCCCCGAGAGAATGCAGGAGTTCCGGCGCGGCTATGCCACACCGCCGCCCCCCGTGGAGCCCGACGACCCCCGCCACCCCCGCAACGACCCTCGCTACGCCGATGTGCCCCAGGAGCTCCTCCCGGCTTCGGAGTGCCTGAGGGACGTCCTCGAGCGGATGCTGCCCTACTGGGAGGGGCCGATCAGCGGCGACCTGCGTGCCGGCCGCACCCCCCTGGTCGCCGCGCACGGCAACAGCCTCCGGGCGCTGGTGAAGCACCTCGACGGAATCGGCGACGACGAGATCACCGGGCTCAACATCCCGACGGGCATTCCCCTGATCTACGAGCTCGACGACTCCCTCACGCCGGTGTCGTCGCGCTATCTCGGCGACCCCGAGGCCGCCGCCGCCGCGGCCGCCGCCGTCGCCGACCAGTCCCGCTAG
- a CDS encoding chlorite dismutase family protein: MASAEVREPVEPSEGWGVLHLFYDVDRDLAAAEPGGAKRFVEAVERLIDDGHRVHTFPILGTGADLGVMAYGPDLARLQTFQEELRAAPLQPAWSFVSLTELSEYTSTEHDERARLAGEEGLRGDALEEKLAVWRERIAHYNEHRLHPDLPQKKLLCFYPMSKRREQGANWYELGFEERKRLMGGHARVGRTYAGRVLQLITGCTGLDDWEWGVTLVADDPVALKDIVSEMRFDPVSARYSEFGPFFVGLMLDPAEAAGRVGLT; this comes from the coding sequence ATGGCGTCTGCCGAGGTCCGCGAGCCTGTCGAGCCCTCGGAGGGGTGGGGGGTCCTCCACCTCTTCTACGACGTCGACCGCGATCTGGCCGCGGCCGAGCCCGGGGGCGCGAAGAGGTTCGTCGAAGCCGTCGAGCGCCTGATCGACGACGGCCACCGGGTGCACACCTTTCCGATTCTCGGGACCGGCGCGGACCTCGGTGTCATGGCCTACGGGCCCGACCTGGCACGACTTCAGACGTTCCAGGAGGAGCTACGCGCCGCGCCTCTCCAGCCGGCCTGGTCGTTCGTGTCTCTCACCGAGCTGTCGGAGTACACGAGCACCGAGCACGACGAACGGGCACGCCTGGCGGGCGAGGAGGGCCTTCGCGGCGACGCCCTCGAGGAGAAGCTCGCCGTGTGGCGCGAGCGCATCGCGCACTACAACGAACACCGCCTCCACCCCGACCTGCCGCAGAAGAAGCTCCTCTGCTTCTACCCCATGAGCAAGCGCCGGGAGCAGGGCGCCAACTGGTACGAGCTCGGCTTCGAGGAGCGGAAGCGGCTCATGGGTGGCCACGCCCGGGTCGGACGAACCTACGCCGGGCGCGTGCTCCAGCTGATCACGGGATGCACGGGCCTCGACGACTGGGAGTGGGGCGTCACGCTCGTCGCCGACGATCCCGTCGCACTCAAGGACATCGTGTCCGAGATGCGTTTCGATCCCGTCTCGGCGCGCTACTCGGAGTTCGGTCCCTTCTTCGTCGGCCTGATGCTCGATCCTGCCGAGGCCGCCGGGAGAGTCGGGCTCACGTGA
- a CDS encoding NIL domain-containing protein, producing the protein MSEHELSERFFVSFPENLVGRPMVHDMIRRFDVVPNIRRANVEEHSGWMILELSGEVEVVESAVAWLLDAGCTVNRMEGDVVEG; encoded by the coding sequence GTGAGCGAGCACGAGCTGTCGGAGCGGTTCTTCGTGTCGTTCCCCGAGAACCTCGTGGGTCGACCGATGGTCCACGACATGATCCGGCGCTTCGACGTCGTCCCCAACATCCGCCGCGCCAACGTGGAGGAGCACTCCGGGTGGATGATCCTCGAGCTGAGCGGCGAGGTCGAGGTCGTCGAGTCGGCCGTCGCCTGGCTCCTCGACGCCGGCTGCACCGTCAACCGGATGGAGGGCGACGTCGTTGAGGGGTGA